Proteins from a single region of Chloroflexota bacterium:
- a CDS encoding chromate transporter: MSSEAGAVGEARATCVQAAQATPPSRPVPTPFQLYLAFFKIGICAFGGVGPWARRVIVEEEGWFDDREYAELLGLAQVLPGPNVGNVSVFIGDRFHGALGAALALGGLMTGPIVTLLLLGMGFDWLVSFPPIDGAVHGVAAAAAGLFIGTALKMADRLRLGLPALAILGCAFVGIGLLRLPLLPVIGVLAPISMLLAWRLRW, translated from the coding sequence GTGAGCAGTGAAGCGGGCGCGGTTGGGGAAGCGCGGGCCACGTGCGTGCAGGCGGCCCAGGCGACCCCTCCGTCTCGCCCGGTCCCGACGCCGTTCCAGCTCTACCTCGCCTTCTTCAAGATCGGCATCTGCGCGTTCGGCGGCGTCGGGCCGTGGGCGCGAAGGGTGATCGTCGAAGAGGAGGGCTGGTTCGACGACCGCGAGTACGCCGAGCTGCTCGGTTTGGCCCAGGTGCTGCCCGGCCCCAATGTCGGCAACGTCTCGGTCTTCATCGGCGACCGCTTCCACGGCGCGCTCGGCGCGGCGCTGGCGCTCGGCGGGCTGATGACCGGTCCGATTGTGACGCTGCTGCTGCTGGGCATGGGCTTTGACTGGCTGGTCTCGTTCCCGCCGATCGACGGCGCGGTGCATGGCGTCGCGGCGGCAGCGGCCGGCCTGTTCATCGGGACGGCGTTGAAGATGGCCGACCGGCTGCGCCTCGGGCTGCCAGCACTGGCGATCCTCGGGTGTGCCTTCGTGGGCATCGGGCTGCTGCGGCTGCCGCTGCTGCCCGTGATCGGCGTACTGGCCCCGATCAGCATGCTCCTGGCGTGG